In Nicotiana tabacum cultivar K326 chromosome 2, ASM71507v2, whole genome shotgun sequence, the following proteins share a genomic window:
- the LOC142167918 gene encoding zinc finger BED domain-containing protein DAYSLEEPER-like, which translates to MSRNGTTGLKKHLARCKEYLPSIDKYNSQTKINFQSCQNDGGSLWKFDQEVVRRALIEMIVTDELPFSFVEKEDFMKFMRITQSLFRLPSRRTITRDCYEVYGELKQNLRRSFREAQPKICLTTDTWTSLQRINYMCLKAHFIDRDWKLHERILNFCPITSHKGEEMAKAISNCFLE; encoded by the coding sequence ATGTCTAGGAATGGAACAACAGGATTGAAAAAGCATTTGGCTAGATGCAAAGAATACCTACCTAGCATTGATAAATATAATAGTCAAACAAAGATAAATTTTCAATCTTGCCAAAATGATGGAGGATCgctttggaaatttgatcaagaagTGGTTAGGAGGGCCTTAATTGAGATGATAGTTACTGATGAACTACCATTTAGCTTTGTAGAAAAGGAAGACtttatgaaatttatgagaaTAACTCAATCATTATTTCGTCTTCCTTCTCGTAGAACAATAACAAGGGATTGTTATGAAGTTTACGGTGAATTGAAGCAAAATCTAAGAAGGTCTTTTAGAGAAGCACAACCAAAAATTTGCCTCACAACAGACACATGGACTTCATtgcaaagaataaattatatgtgtttGAAAGCCCACTTCATTGATAGAGATTGGAAGTTGCATGAAAGAATACTAAATTTTTGCCCTATCACTAGTCATAAGGGTGAAGAGATGGCTAAAGCTATTTCTAATTGTTTTCTTGAATGA
- the LOC142167917 gene encoding zinc finger BED domain-containing protein RICESLEEPER 2-like, with product MAHILNLIVQYGLKEIDASVIRLRNIVRYVRSSLGMTLKFKQCCAHVKVECTKTLCLDVPTRWNSTYFMLDTAKNFEKAFDKFHLFDDGFSTYLCSHLCEDGSSAGPFESDDWVNVRNVIAFLARFHELTKKISGSRYVTCNFHFEDVSELYCHLKMYLISEDEHLRKMAERMQEKFKKYWDEPEKMNKIIFIASVLDPRNKFEYVSLALEEHFGEEKGKKINAEVHAYMNSLFEEYLKKYSTGSCPQSPSSSTSSNNTSNISSGSVLTASLIRTKHHLKKQKEDNGCGGAKSELDKYISEEQEPFSEEFDILKLAHDVLAIPISRVASECAFSTGGRILDSFRSSLTPKCMQALVCVQYWLREEKNPISVEENWEYLEELEFGSSAIMTRAPNAHPNRDDTYYLRKHIRRCLERLPEIHI from the exons ATGGCTCATATACTAAATCTAATTGTGCAATATGGTTTGAAAGAAATTGATGCTTCTGTCATACGTCTTAGAAATATTGTGAGGTATGTGAGATCTTCGCTTGGAATGACCTTAAAGTTTAAACAGTGTTGTGCACATGTAAAGGTAGAATGTACCAAAACATTATGTTTGGATGTTCCtactaggtggaattccacctattttATGCTGGATACGGCAAAAAATTTTGAAAAGGCCTTTGACAAGTTTCATCTTTTTGATGATGGATTTTCTACTTATCTATGTTCTCATCTTTGTGAAGATGGTAGTAGTGCAGGTCCTTTTGAATCTGATGATTGGGTGAATGTGAGGAATGTGATAGCGTTTCTTGCAAGATTTCACGAGCTCACCAAAAAAATTTCAGGTTCACGTTATGTCacttgtaattttcattttgaggatgtatctgaactttattgtcatttaaAAATGTATTTAATTAGTGAGGATGAGCATTTGAGAAAAATGGCTGAGCGGAtgcaagaaaagttcaagaagtaTTGGGATGAGCctgaaaaaatgaataaaataatttttattgcttCCGTCTTGGATCCACGTAACAAATTTGAATATGTTAGCCTTGCACTTGAAGAACATTTTGGggaggaaaaagggaagaaaataaatgcTGAGGTGCATGCTTATATGAATTCTTTATTTGAAGAGTATCTAAAAAAGTATTCAACTGGATCTTGTCCTCAATCTCCATCTAGTTCTACTTCATCTAATAACACATCTAATATATCTAGTGGGAGTGTTTTAACTGCATCATTAATAAGGACGAAGCATCACttgaagaaacaaaaggaagacAATGGATGTGGGGGTGCTAAATCGGAGTTGGATAAATACATTAGTGAAGAACAAGAGCCTTTTAGTGAAGAATTTGATATTTTAA AGTTGGCTCATGATGTGTTGGCAATTCCAATTTCTAGGGTGGCGTCGGAATGTGCGTTTAGCACCGGTGGCcgtattcttgattcatttaggagttcattgactcctaaATGTATGCAAGCTCTTGTTTGTGTTCAATATTGGCTTAGAGAAGAGAAGAATCCTATTAGTGTTGAAGAAAACTGGGAGTATCTTGAGGAACTCGAGTTTG GTTCAAGTGCAATCATGACCCGTGCTCCTAATGCTCATCCAAATAGGGATGACACATATTATTTAAGGAAGCATATTAGGCGTTGTCTTGAGCGTCTTCCTGAAATCCATATTTAA